TCTGGCCAAGGCTGGGCAAAAGCTGGCCTGTCCTGAGAAGCTGGGACATGCAGTagcagccctgggcacagcgggTCAGAGCAAAGCACCAGTAACGACCAATGCAGCGGAGAGCTCCGACAGCAGCAGCTCATCAGagagtgaagaagaaaaggaaacaccAGCAGTGAATTCAGTAGCCCCCAAAGTGGGTAAGGAGCCTGCAGGGTTGGGTGAAAGCATGTGTGCTCTGGTTTTGCTGTGCATCAGGTCTGAGCTATGCCAGTGGTATGCTTCTTTCAGCTCCCTTACTGGAAAGCTCAGAACATGACATGCTCCCAGGAAGACTGCAAGAATATTGCAAAGCAGGCAGCTCTGGAGCTCCATGAGATGACTCCAGCATGCTTGCTCTCATTTGGGGTACTAAATGCTGTGGTGAAGGAGTTTGTGTGCATCTCCAGCAGCACTAGAGATGATAGTGTATTTGGAGAAGAGGCAGTGCTAATACTATAGATGCTTTCAGGTTTCTGGAAAGGCACTTCAGCATTCTGTGTTTTGATCCCAATTGCAAAGTGaatgtttgtttttggtttttgaagTCTTTAAGAAAATCCCCTTTGCCGCTTTGGAGATGCGGGAAGGAATAGAACCTAGAAGCTCTGTCCTTGTCTCTCTTTGAGATAAGATGCAGCCAGGCTAGGTGCTCCTGCAGGAAGCTGTGTCTGCCTGGGCAGCTGCCCTTAAGGTCTGAGACTAGCCAGGAGGGTTTTCTCATCTCTGCCCACACTGAGGAGTGGTGCTTGCAGGCaaaggtgtgtgtggttttttttttgttttttgttttttctgggaaAGCTGTTCCCAGCAGGCCATCAGTGCTTTCGGTGAGACTAGGCCCTCTTCCCTGCAAATCCCCTTAGCCTCTCTCGGCTGctctcttccccccgccccgacttCAAAAGCTGCATTAGCATCTCACTTTGGGAACTTGGAACTGGCAGCAGCTGTGACATCTTCTTGCTTATGTTTCAGAGCTGAAGCAGGCGGCTGGGGCGGCTGAGAGTAGCAGTGAGGAATCAAGTGATGAGACATCCTCTGAGGAGGAGCTCACAACTCCAGCAGTCCAGGTAACCTCTTCAGCCCAGGGTCCTCCTTTCTAGGAAATCACTTCCCTGGTCTTGAAGGGGAGGTGGGGAAAATGCAGTGAaagcccagcactgctgcagtctGTCAACACTCTCTTCCTTGGGTGTATGGGATCCCCAAACCCAAGACCGTGGAGACACACTGTGTGACTGAGAGCCCCACCAACCCCTGCCACTCCATCCCAGTTCTTCCTAGTGTCTGAAGCAGAGGGAGAGTCTTTGATCTGTAAGAGGTGATTGGCATGTAATTCCACAGTTCCTGCAAATGCAGGAGGCATGCAGGCCGGTCAGACAGTCCACCGGAGGAAGCAACTTGCTTCAGATGTTCCACAGCTCGTGGGTCTGAACAAGCCTACCTGTTACCCTAGCCAAATTGGTAAAGTGGCTCTACACAGTTGCAACCCTCAACCAGTTTCTTCCCTCCTAAACATATAGGGGGGAATCCCCCgatccctttctttctcttgttcCCAGGCAAAACCAGCTGTGAAAGCAGTGCAGGTTAATGCAGCACCTGTGAAAAGCGTGCCCGCCGCTGCAGCGTCCACCAAGAAGAACGCAGTGAGGCAAACAGCAGCGGCACCAAACCAGACCAAGCTTGGAACAACAACGGTTCTTGGGGCTGCAAAGCCTGATGACAGTTCAGAGAGCAGCGACTCATCAGACAATGAAAATGAGGAACCTGCATCAGTAACCCAAGTGTGTCTTTCTGAGACTCAGTCTCCCCTTGCATTCCTCTCTAAGGCTAGGAATTGCAGGGAAGGAAAAATCTCTAATTAGATGCAGCATATAGCAAAGTCATGTTTGCAGGGGGAGCATTCCGAGGCCCCAGAAtgtctttgcctttcttttggggggggaggggggcagtgcAGAATTGGAAGTTAAAATTTGGTCAGTGCTGTTGAATATAATAAAAACAGAGCAATTCCGTTCTCACTTAAGAGGCAAGTTATCATGGTTGAATTTGCCTCTCAGCTATAAATTGTGATCTATAGTGTCTAATTTGGCAAACTGTAGTGCAACTTAATTTCCCTGCTGTGGAGAGCGCAGAGTGCTGTACCTGACCTCACTGGAGGTGACTGGTAATATCTGAAGGCTGGGAAGGAATGTCTGATCTTGCTTTCTCATCTTGGAAGGCTATCCCCAGATAGCCGGATGAAAGAATGCCATATCTTTCCTGCCAGTCGCTGATGTTCCTTCAGCGTTTGCCGTTTGGAGAGGATGCTGAAATCTCTTCCCTTGATTCCAGTCTGAGTATGTGAATTGTACTACTGTGGGATTCACCttgtttcatgctgttttttgTCTTGTCCAGACAAAGCCACCTACAAAATCCTCCCAGGCCATCACATCCCCAGTGAAACCCACACCGGCAGCATCGCTCTCCAGCAAAGCAGCTCCAGCAAAAGCACTTCCATCAGCCCAAGGAAAGCCAGCACCAAAACCAGCAGTGCCAAAGCAGGGCAAAACTGGGCTGGGAAGGACTGCCGTTCCCGCAAAGCCTGCTGAAAGTATGAAGCTGGTGGAGAGCACTGATTCCTCAGACAGTGAAGAGGAGGATCTCCCTGTGCCTGTCAGTCAGAAGGTTGGTGATGCCGCATTCAGCTCAGTCTTGAAAGATGAGGTATGCACAGAACAATAGTTCAGCCATTGCATGCTACTGCTGATCTCTTTGAAATGCCAGTAGCATGTAGTACTTTGCATCTTCTCTCCCCTGGGAGGGGcctttcctcctgcctggaaACAAGCATAGCTAACTCTTCTCACCCAGATGTGGCTTTGTTTACCTGTTATTTTCACCTCTTTGTCTCATCGCACAGAGACAGAACTTCTTGGGGGCTAGTTGAGGGTTACCGAATATCTGACCTTATCCTGGGGCTTGTCTGGCTCTTCCCTGATGCAAAAACTGTTGTAAGATGCGACAGGAAAGCTGAGGTGAGAGGTGATGCCCCAGCAGCAGTCTGGTCTCTGCGCAGGGAATAGAGGAAGAGGGTGGGGGGCCCTAATCTATGTGACACAGACTGGTTTCACTCCACTCAAGTCCCGCTCCTCTGAGGCGTCACCAGCAGCTTAGCCCTCCTATGAGGGAGTGTTTAGGCCCCTCCTGAGAGAAGAGCCATGAACCCAGACTAGGCTCGGGCTtatgtggctggagttgctggaagACAAATCCCCTCCTGAGAGCATCCTCCTACCTGTTGTGAGTGGGACTTGCTGTGCTTCTGGTTGGTGAAACAGGGCCTTGATAATCCCAGGTCTGTTGTATGGAGACCTGCCGCGTTGACTCTGAGCTGCAGGGCCTTTCGGAAAGCGGCCTGATAGCGGTGTTTCTGAGACGGCAGCTATTATTTGCTAGGGAGGCAGGGAACCTGGGGGCAGAGCCTCACGTGTTTTTGCAAGGAGGCTCTTTGTCAACACGTCCTTTTGGTATTGACAGGCAGGAGCCAGAGAGACTCTGCATTTTGTCTTTATAGCCTTGGCCTGCTGACGTGGGTGGAGGGGGACGCGTCTCCAACAGTTGGCTCTGTGCTGCTCTCTTCCTGCATGATTATATGTGAAGATTCAGCTCTGGGTGGCAGAAGCAGCTATTCTGATAGCTCTGTCATGGGTGCTTGCTGTAAAACTGAGGCTTGTCTGTTTTAGCAGGGTTGGAGGGGAAGGACCTGCTGAggtggggtgtgtgttttttttttgtttgttttttaatacccAGTATTGGTCTgaagctggcagcagcaggtAGCTCTCTTGCCGATGGTTATTTTAGCACTTCATCATCTTCCCTCTTCAGACTAGTGATTACCCTTCGCCTACCACAGTCAGGGAAAAACTTGTGATCAAGGGAGCTCTATTTTTGCCAAAATGGCTGTTTCTCCCTGTGGTAGTAGCCTGCAGGCAGACACCATGAGTGAAGCCTGAAGTTAAACCATTAGGCTTATCTGTGTCCACAGTCCTGTCCTCCTAGTCAAACTCTTCTTAGCTCATCCTCACCATCTGCTACTCAGGCATATGCTAACCACTGACTTGCTGTATCCTGCAACTTCCTCTGGCTTCTGTGCAAGATCCAAACAGATACAGAGCGTTGGAAGCTGCTTCATCTTTCCTTGTGGGGGTGGATTAGCACAATTAAAATGAACATCATGCCTAAATTGAACTGCTTAATTGGTGTGTTTACCCCTGAAGACTCAAGAATATTTAGTCAAAGAAGTTGACAAGgtgcttgcatgtttttttgGAGAACGGTGGTGGGGGAAGAGTCTGGACTGTCCTTAAAGATGCTTTGAGCTGGTTCTCTTTTGCAACTGTTAATTCTGCTTTGCTTCCCCTTTCCTGGACCTTGTGGGCTGAAAGTGGCACTGGAGCCCTCCAGGTACAGGATCTGGTTTCTGCTCATTGGTGTTGGGCATATACACGTGTGTGTTGGGAACCTGTGTGTGTCTTGAGCATCGCAGGAAAACTCGTGCAGGCTGCACTGGTAGGAGCTTTGTCTGCAAGTTTTTATCGCAGCCTGCAGGCCCAGCGAGGGGAGGCCAAATCTGCCTCCTATCTCTATCCTCGTCCCTGAATCCTGTCCCCACTCCATGCAGGTGGCAATCCTTCCCTTCCCCGTGTCGTGACACAGCTGAGCTATTAGTCCCAGTTCTGATACAGTGCTTCCACAGTGCACAGGCAGCAATGGAGTGTAATTGTTATAATTTGCTCAGCGCACGTGGCTTGGCGTTGCTTCCCCCCCTCTCTTGTCATGCAGAATTGCATGATGCAAATGGACCCGGCAGAGTGGCAGATGGGTTATGTGGCAGCTGAGTCATCATTCTCGTACTGATCcgcaggcagctcctgctttgggggctgggggagggaggaggaaaaacgaTTTCCTCTTGGgttgctttcctcctcccctcagtTACCCCTAGGTACCTGTGACTCTAAGATGTCAGAAAGCCCCTGCTTGTCTTGCCCCTCTCTCTGGGTGTAATTCAGCCAGTCTGGGGCCATGCCATGGGAGATGGCAGCTGTCGGCCCTCTGGCAGGAACCAAGATAAGGTAAATAGAGGGACCTCGGCCTCCACCTGGGAAGGCGTGAGGAGTCTTCAGGCTGTATAGAGCTTGTGGTGGTTTGTCTGTGGGTGCCATTGCGTTCTTTCTGTGTCAGGATGCCTCTGTACAGTTCTTCCACAGCTCTCTGCCAGTCTTTTGTTAAGCGTAGAAAATGAACGAGCCCTCACGCTGTGTATgtgagcagaggcagaaaccaaaCCCCTTGCTGTGAAGGTCTTAGGAGTGAGTGAGtagggtgtgatttttttttttttttttttttttggtagacacTTCCCTTGGGTACCCGAGctcaggaaggagaggcagaggagctGGTAGGTTCAAGCAGACCAAGTAAATTCTTGTCTGCTTCAAGTGGTTCTCTCTTCACCATTGCAAATCTGGCCTCTCTCCTGGAGATAGTGACTCAGTGGTATCGAAACAAAACAGGCAAGTGAGGTTTGCAATCCCCCCTTCCCAAGTGCTTGTGGAGGTTTCTGTTTCTCTAAGCAGAAATGTGCTTGACTTGTTCGGAGAGCTGTTCTGTAATGGGATAAACATGCAGATGCTGTTGTCTGTTTAGTGTTTGGCTTGGAAATGATAAACACTGCCCCAGTGGCAGCCCCCAGCGGGGCTGTGCCAGGAAGCGCAATAAGATCTGTCTTCCTTGGAGGCTGCTAGGCTGGTGCTCTCGGCTGCTGGCCAGGAGCTGCCCCCAGATGGGCCAACAGTGTTGAGGtacccctctgctgcaggctgaGAGAAGGGATCTGAGGTGGGAGGAGAGTCCCTGGGTTAGCAGCattgcagggctgggaaagggagaTTGCAATGACTGTGCAGCAGGGCAAGAGTCCTTTTTTGCTTCTTACAGGAGACCCTGGGCTGTGAAACTGAGCACCAAAGTGGGCTGTTGTCATGTGTGGGTTGGATGGGTCTTGCCTGCCCTGGCAAATGTGGTGCTGGTCTCTGGCAGAACAGCCCGGAGATGAGCGATGAGCAGAGTAGACTGAGTGGGTGCAGAGCACTGCTAGCTTGAACAATATCTGCGGGTGGTGAAGTTAGCAGAGCTCCCAGcgagctctccctctccctgtgccGCCACTAGCCTACAGAAGCGTGCGGGAGGGATGTTTGCAGCCCTCTGTCCAAGCTGGGAGAGGGGCCAGGAAGAGGAGATCTTACCTGGTAGTTGTATGTCTAGCACTGCGATGAATGTGGCTTCACTGTGCTGACACACCAGCCTCAGGGAGCAGTGGCTCATGGCCTGCCTTTGGGTCCTGGATATcaatgttggcaggtgctgtaaAAGGGCACAGCCCAAGTGaattgtagggttttttgttgtttgaggatttttaaactcttttagACCTTTTGACAGGTTAATTTCCAAGGTGTTCAGTCATAGCCTGGGTCTGTTTCTGCCTGCCTTTCATGTTCCCAAACTCCTGTGGCAGCCTGTCTCTATGCTGAGCTCTCCAGCAGCTCTACAGAGTAACTGCTTTGACACCTTTTTTGAATCTTGCAAATGTTTTGGCATAAGGCTTTCCGGTTTCTGCTGATTCCCCAAGCTAGAGAGAGGTTATGCTCAAATGAGAGGCTTCTTTGGAACGGGGGCTTGGGGACTGGGGTGCTGCTCTTCCCTTCAGACTCCTACCCAGCCTGTCTCAGCCTCATTAAAGAATTGCATGGCAGGCTGAGGTACTGCTGGGTGAGGTGAAAATGAGGTATTGAGCCCTGTGACTTTATTTGAGGAGTGGGTTTGTTAGCTCTCTGATATCATGGGACTTCCCTCAGTACCTTTGGGCTTTGACTTGCTGCATCTTAGCTGAGATGCAGTACGTAACCCAGGACAGTCACTTGAGAGCCCTGACTCTGTGGCCATTTAGCAACCTGCTGCTCTGGGTTAAACTGTTCCTGTTCCTGGCTACCTGTTGTTCCCAGCCCTGGAGTGGGGTCTGAGCCGGCGGGTATCCCCAGCTCAGTCCATTGCGGACTGCAACCTGTGGGCGAGGGCTTGAtctgggagctggagaggctgaggTGCGGAGGGActgtgctcctggctgccctggggTAGCAGCTGTCCTGGCTGTCCTGCCTGCCTCTCTGCTAGATGGCTCCTCCTGAAGTCTTGTTGCAATGAGATTTATGAGCAGTTAGCCCTGCACACTCATGAGATAAAATGCACTTGGTCTTCCTGTCAAATGTGCATTGCTAAATGCAGCGGAATGCATTTTCAGCAGCTCAGACCAGGCAGTAACTGAAGCCACTTCCAGTCTTGACACGCTAAGGATGGAGTGAGTGTTAGCAACAGCTGTATTAGGtcaaaacaaaacctagcttgAACTGAAACTGCACTTAAACCCCTAAACAAAACCTATAGTAACGCTACATGTCTGggtctgtatttctttttttattaagagATTAACAGAACAGCCTGGACATGTTCCCAACCTGAGCCAGGCTGCTCAAGCTGGGGGGCCTgaaaaggcagtgggaggcacCTTGAAAAACCAGACCTCAGAGAGCGGGAGCAGCAACTCATCTGACAGTGAAGAAGAGACCCCTGTGGCACAGAAACAGCCTCCACCAGCTGGTAAGGTTCCTTCTGGTAGCGGTCAGGACCCTTTGCTCTCTTTCACCTgggtttccttctctgccttgcctgcagagctgtcctgGCTCTTAGGATAGTTCCTGCTCTGGACggccaaggagagcagctctTGCTTATGGTGACTCTCTCATGCTTCTCCTGCTGCAGTGAAAACCAATGCTGTGCCCAAGCTGACAAGCGGGAAGAAGGCGCCAGCGCCAgtgccagcaccagcccctccacCTGCAGAGAGCAGTGATGATTCCAGTGAGGAGTcagattcagaggaggaaataatCCCTCCTTCGCAGGTAAGGAGCTGCTGACCTGCTGAGCATGGGCACTGTTTGCCCCACACACTCATGAGATAACTCATCTCAGGACCTGCAAGATGATAGTTGGGTAGGTGATGAATGATAGAGAGAGGACCCCTCCTGTTGGCTGGATCAAGGCTTCTTTGCAGCGTTCCTGGGTCTCAGTGACCCCAGTGCTGGGTGTGTGTCTCggcctcagcaagcttgctgtgTGTGAGCAGGGGAGGGTGCGACTGTTTTGACAGGAACATGACTAGATACACAAGCCCAGGCCTCTAGGACTCTGTCCCCTTTGCCCTAGTCCTGGAAATTAAACAGGCCAGAAGAGCAGCCAAATCCTTATGGACAGTCCTTCTGTGAGCCAGGTAGCTCCAAGGCAACCTTCACCCTGCCTTTTCCAAACCCCCTTGGTGTGAGGTACAGCTGGAGGACTCTGGACTCCCACTCCCCTACCCCCAAGAGGCTGGTAGGATCTGCCCTAAAGAGTAACACAGTGGCCGTGCTGCCTTTCAGCCAGAAAAGGAGTCAGACTCCTGCCTTAAAGAATGGAGGTGACCCCATATCATTGTGAGAAGCACTACATTGCATTGACCCCTGCATAGTGGGGGTGATCTGAGTATTGCGGAGTtgatcccagctctctcacctGATTCTTTTCATGTTGCCGCACTTCTGCTGTGGTTTGAGCCCAGGAAAGGAACCACGTGAGGAAGCCTTGACTAGGGAGCATGGCTGCTGTTCCTACTTGGTGGTGGTTTCCCTACTGCAGAAGGGACAGGTTCTCTGAGCCCAGGGCTTAGCAGCCAAGTGACTTCTCTTGCCATGCATCTGCGTCCCCTTTCTGGTCAACACCCTTGTTGGGAGAGGAGGATTACGTGCATTCAAGGAAGCCCTTCCCCGTGTTTGCCTGATGCTGTGGTTGCTGAAAAGGCTGCCTTCTCCCCAGCTGTGGGCAGGCAGCCAGCCTGAGCAGTCCTTGATTAAAGCTTGTTTGTAACACCAAGATCGTATAAAATAACGCATTTGCTGTAACTTGAGCTGTGCACAAGACGGCTGAAAGCGCACGTTGGATTGGCGGCTCTCTGCATCGTGGAGTGTTGCCTTCCCTTCCGAAGGCCAGATGTTGTGTGTGAGAAATGTCAGCCCACAAAGGCCCAGCTTGTCAGAGatctggggagggagggctgctCACGTAGCCTTGTTTGTAACACAAACCAGGAGGCTGAGCACTCCTCCATCGCTCTTGCTCTCTCCTCTGTTGCCATTTATGCCTTGGACTTGATGTCAGTGTCTGATTTCCCCTATCCCTGGCTCTTCTGGTTTTAACCCCTCTTTATTCAGTTTGATGGTATGCTTCGAGAGTCAAGAAACACAGCTGCTTCTTGTTAACTTGCTCTCTGATCCACGACTGACTTGTGGATCTGAGGACAAAATTTGCCTTACGGTTGGTGTCCTTGCTTTGTGTAGCCAATTAACCCTCATTGTGAGATATCCGAGTGTAGGAGTCATCCTGGAGTCTGAATCCCCATCCTGCAAAATAGCATTTACTTCTTCCGTCTTGCTGTCCTCCTGGTGCTGCAGCGGATAGGTATCTTGCAGGCTGCGAGCGTGTTGCGTTTCAGCTGCTTGCCTTCGGCATGGATGCCGTGTGGGCAGTGAGCTAATGCAGTACGCACACCCAGGTGTGCGGGCCCTCATGTGTGTGCTCCTTAGTCTGCTGGAGGCCCTGTTTGGAGGTGCACAGTAGAGAAAGCTGGCAgataaaggcagaaaataaatcGGCCTCAGGGCTGCCCTGAAAAATTAGGGGAGGAGTCAGGAGCTGGTGGATTTGGGgtgtgcttctctttcttttaccTTTCAAGCTATGCTCTGTCATGACTTTCTTTCATATCTGCTTTAGAGTCTGTCCCAGCAGAACATCAAACCAACCAAGGTTGTAAGTACAGTGGCTGCCAAGGCTAATGCCACACTGCCTTCGGGGAAGGGGATAAAAGCACCTGCTGTCCCTCCAGCCTGCAGAGTATCAGAGAGCTCGAGTAGTGATTCCTCTGAGAGCGATGTGCTTGTGAGAGAGGTAATGGTGGAGGAGACAACtgtggagcctgcctggggagaGTGGGCAGATGGGGTGGGTGTGTGGGAGTCAAAGGCCCGCAGGCTGCTAGTGAAGTATCCCCCTCTGAGGGAGCATGCGTGGGGGcctggggagggggtggaagaGGGGGAGCAGCGCTATTTTAAGCAGTGTTAACATATGATAAGGTGAAGTAGATGAGGGGAAGATAGCCCTGTCACCTTTGCTTTTCCTGCCTCCCAGCTggctggctttttttccctcttccttttgcaATAGCGGTGGGCTGTACAGTCAGGGGTTGCCTGCCAGGCCACAGCTCCCACTTTGTCTGTGGGTCATGGAGAGTTGGGGGTCTCATCTTCCTGCATGGAAGGTGCTGGGCTAACCTGGACGTGAAGTGGAGCAGTTATGGCTGAAGGAGGGCCCAGGTGGTCCAAGCCCACCTATTTGCAGCCACTTTCTATAGTCCATGAGGATGAGCAGTTACTCCTCCTTTCAGatatatttcttcttctccttagGTTCTTCCTCCTCCATGCCTGAAGCAGACAGCTCCCATGGGGAAAGCCCCTCCAACTGACACtactgctctgcaggctgcctCAGTTCTGAGAAATCCCACTGCTGTGCCGAGGAAGCCAGGCCTGCAGCCTGCTCCGGACACCAGGCTAAGCCAGGCTGTGCCACCCACACAAGCAGAGGAGACATCAGACAGTAGCAGTTCCTCTGACAGTGACGAGGAGGAGACGCCCAAGCAGCTCCCCAAACCTGGTCAGTTCTGCTGAGGAGATGTTGTCTGTGTCATGCCAAGAGGTGTGCTTGTGCACAGCCTTAGCTTGGCTGGCAGCACCGAGACCAGAGTAAGGGGTGACACTTGTTTTACCCCATCGGAGGTGTCACCTTCGCATAGTGACTGGAGAAGAGTTTCTCCTCTCCAGCTCTGCAGGGTGCTTTCTTTGGAGGCAGAAGCCCCCTTGGCAGTGGTGCCTATGGGCTGGGTGGATGAATTCAGCCCCAAGAGGCAGTTATGGATCTGATGGGATGAACTTTGCTCCTTCAGCAGGCATTCTGCAGAAACCAGGAGGGACTGAGCcagcccacagctcctcctcggAGTCcagcgaggaagaggaggcagcatcACAGGTACTATCCCTGAGCAGGTTTGGATCCTCTTGGGTCTTGAGTCTGGCCCcaaagcaggacagagagagGGTCGTGTTCCCAGCCAGAGCAAGCGGAGTGCTCAGTGGGCTTGTCAGCACAGAAGAGGGGGCTTCCCAGTGCAGTGCTGTAGAgtagggccttgtggtgggggagAGAAAAGCTTTTGAATGTGGTCTCTTAGGAACGCTTCCATAGGCAGCCAGGCCTTGGGTGCAGGGCTTGTACCTTCCCCTATTGAACgaaaggatgggaggagatgGTGCCTTGCAAGAGTTAAACCAGGAGAACTGGTTCGCAGTGCCAATAGCAGCagggttttttcctccacttttatTTGCAACTTAACCTGTGTCCAAGCCATTAAACTCCCTTTGTAAGTAATGTGCAGGGCGTGCAGCACATCTGCAGTGCATTAACTGTGCGTGGGTGCGTGCTAATGGCCAGGAGCCTCCCCCAAGCCCGCTTAACTGGGCGAGAACAAAGGAGTGACCCTGTTGCCATCAGCTCTTTCTGTTGTAAGCTCAGCCAGCGTCTGTCAGTGCCGACCCCTTCTCCTGGtagccctgccttgccctgccttctctgcagggctggcagctggctgaagaGTGCACAGGTCAGCCCATGGGTGACCAAAGGTGGGCCCTTTGCTTAGAGTATGGGGGCAATAGCAGGGACAGAACTGTATTTGGAGTGTAAGAGACTGCCTTGCTGTGACTCTTAGTGTCTGTGCTCTCTTCAGTCCCTCCTCACAGGCTCCCTGGGCCTCTCCAAggtcccagcagcacctcagaTACCAAAGACGGTTCCCTCCTTGCCTgtaggcaaggcagggcaagggaAAGTAGCAACGACTGCCGCTAACCCACTCGCCAAGGCCTCTGTAACAGCAGCCCCAGGCGACAGCTCCAGCAGCGACAGCAGTGACTCTGACACAGATGTTGAGCAGATGCCTGCAGGCCACAAAGCAGGTGGGTCCTTTGGCAAGGCCAGAAATCTTGCTTGGCCCAGAGGAGCAAAGCCCTGCTGGCAAGGGAGCAGGAGTGTGATACTGGGATGGCCCGGTGTGT
The sequence above is a segment of the Struthio camelus isolate bStrCam1 chromosome 13, bStrCam1.hap1, whole genome shotgun sequence genome. Coding sequences within it:
- the TCOF1 gene encoding treacle protein isoform X2, with product MAAGGRGQRELLALIHQHLLRAGYARAARELQAQLGQKLLPSLSTSLEEIFTHWQKTPSNSRRRKVSDVEAVIPEKIRVPDPVSSSESSEKEEDEKEKTKAVKASIPLVTNSAANIESSEDDDSSSEEETSAGKDVITVKPAAVSGKAANSLHSPSKPTAPTDKAAVASAAHRAVVSNKQKPNTPAVSAPLAKAGQKLACPEKLGHAVAALGTAGQSKAPVTTNAAESSDSSSSSESEEEKETPAVNSVAPKVELKQAAGAAESSSEESSDETSSEEELTTPAVQAKPAVKAVQVNAAPVKSVPAAAASTKKNAVRQTAAAPNQTKLGTTTVLGAAKPDDSSESSDSSDNENEEPASVTQTKPPTKSSQAITSPVKPTPAASLSSKAAPAKALPSAQGKPAPKPAVPKQGKTGLGRTAVPAKPAESMKLVESTDSSDSEEEDLPVPVSQKVGDAAFSSVLKDERLTEQPGHVPNLSQAAQAGGPEKAVGGTLKNQTSESGSSNSSDSEEETPVAQKQPPPAVKTNAVPKLTSGKKAPAPVPAPAPPPAESSDDSSEESDSEEEIIPPSQSLSQQNIKPTKVVSTVAAKANATLPSGKGIKAPAVPPACRVSESSSSDSSESDVLVREVLPPPCLKQTAPMGKAPPTDTTALQAASVLRNPTAVPRKPGLQPAPDTRLSQAVPPTQAEETSDSSSSSDSDEEETPKQLPKPAGILQKPGGTEPAHSSSSESSEEEEAASQSLLTGSLGLSKVPAAPQIPKTVPSLPVGKAGQGKVATTAANPLAKASVTAAPGDSSSSDSSDSDTDVEQMPAGHKAEDKPPPGQEATGPSGKEKAAGKTALSHASLKASPVKKALAVKQNDVGAKGTQATPLSYTLLSIPESEETSSGSESEVTTAAKIPAVQTLGGLEEKKKKKKEKKEKKEKKKSSSTADKAVKTPKSKDKENKKQKASQKRKLPGEDGAVGQPKEKKRKGQTSEEVPKKKKKKATGDLEKLPGSKEKKKSNKKKKNGKEKKKKSKKASSEGEPIADGSAEVHKKKKKKKTAESAQLL
- the TCOF1 gene encoding treacle protein isoform X1; protein product: MAAGGRGQRELLALIHQHLLRAGYARAARELQAQLGQKLLPSLSTSLEEIFTHWQKTPSNSRRRKVSDVEAVIPEKIRVPDPVSSSESSEKEEDEKEKTKAVKASIPLVTNSAANIESSEDDDSSSEEETSAGKDVITVKPAAVSGKAANSLHSPSKPTAPTDKAAVASAAHRAVVSNKQKPNTPAVSAPLAKAGQKLACPEKLGHAVAALGTAGQSKAPVTTNAAESSDSSSSSESEEEKETPAVNSVAPKVELKQAAGAAESSSEESSDETSSEEELTTPAVQAKPAVKAVQVNAAPVKSVPAAAASTKKNAVRQTAAAPNQTKLGTTTVLGAAKPDDSSESSDSSDNENEEPASVTQTKPPTKSSQAITSPVKPTPAASLSSKAAPAKALPSAQGKPAPKPAVPKQGKTGLGRTAVPAKPAESMKLVESTDSSDSEEEDLPVPVSQKVGDAAFSSVLKDERLTEQPGHVPNLSQAAQAGGPEKAVGGTLKNQTSESGSSNSSDSEEETPVAQKQPPPAVKTNAVPKLTSGKKAPAPVPAPAPPPAESSDDSSEESDSEEEIIPPSQSLSQQNIKPTKVVSTVAAKANATLPSGKGIKAPAVPPACRVSESSSSDSSESDVLVREVLPPPCLKQTAPMGKAPPTDTTALQAASVLRNPTAVPRKPGLQPAPDTRLSQAVPPTQAEETSDSSSSSDSDEEETPKQLPKPAGILQKPGGTEPAHSSSSESSEEEEAASQSLLTGSLGLSKVPAAPQIPKTVPSLPVGKAGQGKVATTAANPLAKASVTAAPGDSSSSDSSDSDTDVEQMPAGHKAEDKPPPGQEATGPSGKEKAAGKTALSHASLKASPVKKALAVKQNDVGAKGTQATPLSYTLLSIPESEETSSGSESEVTTAAKIPAVQTLGGLEEKKKKKKEKKEKKEKKKSSSTADKAVKTPKSKDKENKKQKASQKRKLPGEDGAVGQPKEKKRKGQTSEEVPKKKKKKATGDLEKLPGSKEKKKSNKKKKNGKEKKKKSKKASSEGEPIADGSAEVHKKKKKKKKTAESAQLL
- the TCOF1 gene encoding treacle protein isoform X3 — encoded protein: MAAGGRGQRELLALIHQHLLRAGYARAARELQAQLGQKLLPSLSTSLEEIFTHWQKTPSNSRRRKVSDVEAVIPEKIRVPDPVSSSESSEKEEDEKEKTKAVKASIPLVTNSAANIESSEDDDSSSEEETSAGKDVITVKPAAVSGKAANSLHSPSKPTAPTDKAAVASAAHRAVVSNKQKPNTPAVSAPLAKAGQKLACPEKLGHAVAALGTAGQSKAPVTTNAAESSDSSSSSESEEEKETPAVNSVAPKVELKQAAGAAESSSEESSDETSSEEELTTPAVQAKPAVKAVQVNAAPVKSVPAAAASTKKNAVRQTAAAPNQTKLGTTTVLGAAKPDDSSESSDSSDNENEEPASVTQTKPPTKSSQAITSPVKPTPAASLSSKAAPAKALPSAQGKPAPKPAVPKQGKTGLGRTAVPAKPAESMKLVESTDSSDSEEEDLPVPVSQKVGDAAFSSVLKDERLTEQPGHVPNLSQAAQAGGPEKAVGGTLKNQTSESGSSNSSDSEEETPVAQKQPPPAVKTNAVPKLTSGKKAPAPVPAPAPPPAESSDDSSEESDSEEEIIPPSQSLSQQNIKPTKVVSTVAAKANATLPSGKGIKAPAVPPACRVSESSSSDSSESDVLVREVLPPPCLKQTAPMGKAPPTDTTALQAASVLRNPTAVPRKPGLQPAPDTRLSQAVPPTQAEETSDSSSSSDSDEEETPKQLPKPGILQKPGGTEPAHSSSSESSEEEEAASQSLLTGSLGLSKVPAAPQIPKTVPSLPVGKAGQGKVATTAANPLAKASVTAAPGDSSSSDSSDSDTDVEQMPAGHKAEDKPPPGQEATGPSGKEKAAGKTALSHASLKASPVKKALAVKQNDVGAKGTQATPLSYTLLSIPESEETSSGSESEVTTAAKIPAVQTLGGLEEKKKKKKEKKEKKEKKKSSSTADKAVKTPKSKDKENKKQKASQKRKLPGEDGAVGQPKEKKRKGQTSEEVPKKKKKKATGDLEKLPGSKEKKKSNKKKKNGKEKKKKSKKASSEGEPIADGSAEVHKKKKKKKKTAESAQLL